A window of the Vicugna pacos chromosome 32, VicPac4, whole genome shotgun sequence genome harbors these coding sequences:
- the CMKLR1 gene encoding chemerin-like receptor 1 isoform X2 has translation MENEDYNGSFADEYEYSEDLDSILVLEDLSPLEGRVVRIFLVVVYSIVCFLGLLGNGLVIVIAAFKMKKTVNTVWFLNLAVADFLFNVFLPIHIAYAAMDYHWVFGTAMCKISNFLLIHNMYTSVFLLTIISFDRCISVLLPVWSQNHRSVRLAYTACMVIWVLAFFLSSPSLVFRDTAYLHGKISCFNNFSLSAASSASWPDHRHVDPVGFGRHMVVTITRFLCGFLIPVLVITACYITIVYKLRHNRLAKTKKPFKIIVTIIITFFLCWCPYHTLYLLELHHRAMSGSVFSLGVPLATAVAIANSCMNPILYVFMGQDFKKFKVALFSRLVNALSEDTGHSSYPSHRSFTKMSSMNERETSML, from the coding sequence ATGGAGAATGAGGATTACAACGGCTCCTTCGCCGACGAGTATGAGTACTCCGAGGATTTAGACTCCATCCTGGTTTTGGAGGACTTATCTCCCCTGGAAGGCAGGGTGGTCAGGATCTTCCTGGTGGTGGTCTACAGCATCGTCTGTTTCCTGGGGCTCTTGGGCAATGGTTTGGTCATCGTCATCGCCGCCTTCAAGATGAAGAAGACGGTGAACACTGTCTGGTTCCTCAACCTGGCTGTGGCGGATTTCCTGTTCAATGTCTTCCTCCCGATCCACATCGCCTACGCCGCCATGGACTACCACTGGGTGTTCGGGACGGCCATGTGCAAGATCAGCAACTTCCTGCTCATCCACAACATGTACACCAGCGTCTTCCTGCTGACCATCATCAGCTTCGACCGCTGCATCTCTGTTCTCCTCCCCGTCTGGTCCCAGAACCACCGCAGCGTCCGGCTGGCTTACACGGCCTGCATGGTGATCTGGGTCCTGGCTTTCTTCCTGAGTTCCCCATCCCTCGTCTTCCGGGACACGGCCTACCTGCACGGGAAAATATCCTGCTTTAATAACTTCAGCCTGTCTGCCGCCAGCTCTGCCTCGTGGCCCGATCACCGCCACGTGGACCCTGTGGGGTTCGGCCGGCACATGGTGGTGACCATCACCCGTTTCCTCTGTGGCTTCCTGATCCCGGTCCTCGTCATCACTGCCTGCTACATCACTATCGTCTACAAGCTGCGGCACAACCGCCTGGCCAAGACCAAGAAGCCCTTCAAGATCATCGTGACCATCATCATCACCTTCTTCCTCTGCTGGTGCCCCTACCACACGCTGTACCTCCTGGAACTCCACCACCGCGCCATGTCGGGCTCCGTCTTCAGCCTGGGTGTGCCCTTGGCCACTGCCGTCGCCATTGCCAACAGCTGCATGAACCCCATCCTGTACGTCTTCATGGGTCAGGACTTCAAGAAGTTCAAGGTGGCCCTCTTCTCCCGTCTCGTCAATGCTCTGAGTGAGGACACGGGCCACTCCTCCTACCCCAGCCACAGGAGCTTTACCAAGATGTCATCCATGAATGAGAGGGAGACCAGCATGCTCTGA
- the CMKLR1 gene encoding chemerin-like receptor 1 isoform X1, producing MQGLIKRMENEDYNGSFADEYEYSEDLDSILVLEDLSPLEGRVVRIFLVVVYSIVCFLGLLGNGLVIVIAAFKMKKTVNTVWFLNLAVADFLFNVFLPIHIAYAAMDYHWVFGTAMCKISNFLLIHNMYTSVFLLTIISFDRCISVLLPVWSQNHRSVRLAYTACMVIWVLAFFLSSPSLVFRDTAYLHGKISCFNNFSLSAASSASWPDHRHVDPVGFGRHMVVTITRFLCGFLIPVLVITACYITIVYKLRHNRLAKTKKPFKIIVTIIITFFLCWCPYHTLYLLELHHRAMSGSVFSLGVPLATAVAIANSCMNPILYVFMGQDFKKFKVALFSRLVNALSEDTGHSSYPSHRSFTKMSSMNERETSML from the coding sequence AGAATGGAGAATGAGGATTACAACGGCTCCTTCGCCGACGAGTATGAGTACTCCGAGGATTTAGACTCCATCCTGGTTTTGGAGGACTTATCTCCCCTGGAAGGCAGGGTGGTCAGGATCTTCCTGGTGGTGGTCTACAGCATCGTCTGTTTCCTGGGGCTCTTGGGCAATGGTTTGGTCATCGTCATCGCCGCCTTCAAGATGAAGAAGACGGTGAACACTGTCTGGTTCCTCAACCTGGCTGTGGCGGATTTCCTGTTCAATGTCTTCCTCCCGATCCACATCGCCTACGCCGCCATGGACTACCACTGGGTGTTCGGGACGGCCATGTGCAAGATCAGCAACTTCCTGCTCATCCACAACATGTACACCAGCGTCTTCCTGCTGACCATCATCAGCTTCGACCGCTGCATCTCTGTTCTCCTCCCCGTCTGGTCCCAGAACCACCGCAGCGTCCGGCTGGCTTACACGGCCTGCATGGTGATCTGGGTCCTGGCTTTCTTCCTGAGTTCCCCATCCCTCGTCTTCCGGGACACGGCCTACCTGCACGGGAAAATATCCTGCTTTAATAACTTCAGCCTGTCTGCCGCCAGCTCTGCCTCGTGGCCCGATCACCGCCACGTGGACCCTGTGGGGTTCGGCCGGCACATGGTGGTGACCATCACCCGTTTCCTCTGTGGCTTCCTGATCCCGGTCCTCGTCATCACTGCCTGCTACATCACTATCGTCTACAAGCTGCGGCACAACCGCCTGGCCAAGACCAAGAAGCCCTTCAAGATCATCGTGACCATCATCATCACCTTCTTCCTCTGCTGGTGCCCCTACCACACGCTGTACCTCCTGGAACTCCACCACCGCGCCATGTCGGGCTCCGTCTTCAGCCTGGGTGTGCCCTTGGCCACTGCCGTCGCCATTGCCAACAGCTGCATGAACCCCATCCTGTACGTCTTCATGGGTCAGGACTTCAAGAAGTTCAAGGTGGCCCTCTTCTCCCGTCTCGTCAATGCTCTGAGTGAGGACACGGGCCACTCCTCCTACCCCAGCCACAGGAGCTTTACCAAGATGTCATCCATGAATGAGAGGGAGACCAGCATGCTCTGA